A genome region from Anopheles stephensi strain Indian chromosome 2, UCI_ANSTEP_V1.0, whole genome shotgun sequence includes the following:
- the LOC118505181 gene encoding NADH-ubiquinone oxidoreductase 75 kDa subunit, mitochondrial-like, producing MLRVPVSRALTFGARFPVQTIVRTSATTPAKAPEKIEVFVDDQPVMVDPGTTVLQAAAQVGVEIPRFCYHERLAVAGNCRMCLVEVEKSPKPVAACAMPVMKGWRIKTNSEMTRKAREGVMEFLLMNHPLDCPICDQGGECDLQDQAMAFGSDRSRFTDIHHTGKRAVEDKDIGPLIKTIMTRCIHCTRCIRFASEVAGVDDLGTTGRGNDMQIGTYVEKFFLSELSGNVIDLCPVGALTNKPYSFVARPWEIRKIESIDVLDAVGSNIVVSTRTGEVLRILPRENDEINEEWLSDKSRFACDGLKRQRLIAPMLRNPSGELEPVEWESALITIAQALRGAPKGKVAAVAGGLVDAESLVALKDLLNRLGSETLCTEQKFPTDGSGTDFRSSYLLNSSIAACEEADLVLLVGTNPRYEAPLLNTRLRKGYIHNEQNIAMIGPKVNLSYDYEHLGSDTSLIRDIANGHHPFAKKLKEAKKPLIIVGANQLARKDGSSFLTALHVFANSLTPADKNWKVWNVLQTNAAQTAALDVGYTPGVDAAVELQPKVLFLLGADAGVVDKEKLPKDCFIVYQGHHGDAGAQMAHAILPGAAYTEKQGTYVNTEGRAQQTLVAVTPPGLAREDWKILRALSEVAGVPLPYDNLDDLRSRLEDIAPHLVRYGRLEASNFFAIADALLKNASVHFDSGKVDVVQKKLADFFMTDPITRASPTMAKCVTAAKKQLQAN from the exons ATGCTGCGAGTGCCAGTCAGTCGGGCCCTTACCTTCGGGGCCCGGTTTCCGGTGCAGACGATAGTGCGCACGTCCGCCACCACACCGGCCAAGGCGCCGGAAAAGATTGAGGTGTTCGTGGACGATCAGCCTGTGATGGTGGATCCGGGCACTACCGTGCTTCAG GCTGCGGCTCAAGTCGGAGTGGAGATTCCTCGCTTCTGCTATCACGAGCGTCTGGCAGTCGCCGGCAACTGTCGCATGTGTTTGGTGGAGGTGGAGAAATCACCCAAACCAGTCGCCGCCTGTGCTATGCCGGTGATGAAGGGCTGGCGCATTAAGACCAACTCCGAAATGACCCGCAAAGCGCGTGAGGGTGTGATGGAGTTTCTGCTGATGAACCATCCGCTCGACTGTCCGATCTGCGACCAGGGTGGCGAGTGTGATCTGCAGGATCAAGCAATGGCTTTCGGTTCGGATCGATCGCGCTTTACCGATATCCACCATACCGGCAAGCGAGCGGTCGAGGACAAGGACATTGGTCCGCTGATTAAAACCATCATGACCCGGTGCATCCACTGTACGCGTTGCATCCGCTTCGCATCGGAGGTGGCCGGTGTCGACGATCTCGGTACGACCGGGCGCGGTAACGACATGCAGATCGGTACGTacgtggaaaagtttttcctctcCGAGCTGTCGGGTAACGTGATCGATCTGTGCCCGGTTGGTGCACTGACCAACAAACCGTACAGCTTCGTCGCTCGTCCGTGGGAAATTCGTAAGATCGAATCGATCGACGTGTTGGATGCGGTCGGTAGCAATATTGTGGTGAGCACGCGTACCGGCGAGGTGTTGCGTATATTGCCGCGTGAAAACGACGAGATCAACGAGGAGTGGTTGTCGGACAAGTCGCGTTTCGCGTGCGACGGTTTGAAGCGCCAGCGGCTGATTGCACCGATGCTGCGCAATCCGAGCGGCGAGCTGGAACCGGTCGAGTGGGAATCGGCACTCATTACGATCGCGCAAGCGTTGCGCGGAGCTCCGAAGGGAAAGGTGGCGGCCGTTGCCGGTGGGCTGGTGGATGCGGAATCGCTCGTTGCGTTGAAGGACCTGCTGAACCGGTTGGGATCGGAAACGCTCTGCACGGAGCAAAAGTTCCCCACCGACGGATCGGGCACGGACTTCCGTTCAAGCTATCTGCTCAACTCATCGATTGCCGCTTGCGAGGAGGCGGATCTTGTACTGCTTGTCGGTACGAACCCGCGCTACGAAGCACCGCTGCTGAACACCCGCCTGAGAAAGGGATACATTCACAATGAACAAAACATTGCAATGATTGGGCCGAAGGTCAACCTTTCCTACGACTACGAG CATCTGGGCAGCGATACCTCGCTGATTCGCGACATCGCAAATGGGCACCATCCGTTCGCGAAGAAGCTGAAGGAAGCTAAGAAGCCGTTGATTATCGTCGGTGCAAATCAGCTGGCCCGCAAGGATGGTTCATCCTTCCTTACCGCTCTCCACGTATTCGCCAACTCGTTGACCCCGGCAGAC AAAAACTGGAAGGTATGGAACGTGCTGCAGACGAACGCCGCCCAAACGGCTGCTCTGGACGTTGGCTACACGCCCGGTGTCGATGCTGCCGTTGAACTGCAGCCGAAGGTCCTGTTCCTGCTGGGCGCTGACGCCGGCGTAGTTGATAAGGAAAAGCTACCGAAGGATTGCTTCATCGTGTACCAGGGACATCACGGTGACGCTGGAGCACAGATGGCACACGCCATTCTGCCCGGTGCCGCGTACACCGAGAAGCAGGGCACGTACGTCAACACGGAAGGACGAGCCCAGCAAACGCTCGTCGCCGTTACGCCTCCCGGCTTGGCCCGTGAAGACTGGAAAATCTTGCGCGCCTTGTCCGAGGTAGCCGGAGTTCCGCTGCCGTACGATAACCTGGACGATCTGCGCTCCCGCCTGGAGGATATTGCGCCGCATCTCGTGCGCTACGGCCGGCTGGAGGCGTCCAACTTCTTCGCCATCGCGGACGCATTGCTAAAGAACGCATCGGTGCACTTCGACAGTGGCAAGGTGGATGTGGTGCAGAAGAAGTTGGCCGACTTCTTCATGACCGATCCGATTACGCGCGCTTCGCCCACTATGGCCAAGTGTGTGACGGCAGCGAAGAAGCAGTTGCAAGCGAATTAA
- the LOC118505254 gene encoding histone deacetylase complex subunit SAP30 homolog codes for MMNNNGFSTGEEDSRGPADQICCLLDDGERCRKQAGNASYSKRIQKTVTQRRLKLSIDSHARHIYICDFHKARIQCARTKRRRRDSEDDSNETDTDLPEVDLYQLQVNTLRRYKRFYKVSTRPSSNKAQLSETIMKHFKTIPIKEKEILTYFIYMVKSNSNKLDHKNNASAEAT; via the exons ATGATGAACAACAATGGATTTAGTACGGGCGAAGAGGATTCCCGAGGGCCAGCGGATCAAATCTGCTGTTTGCTAGACGACGGTGAACGATGCCGCAAGCAGGCGGGCAATGCTTCCTACAGCAAGCGGATTCAAAAGACGGTCACGCAACGGCGGCTGAAGCTGAGCATCGACAGCCAT GCACGGCATATCTACATCTGTGACTTTCACAAAGCGCGGATACAGTGCGCCCGGACGAAAAGACGCCGCCGGGATTCGGAGGACGACAGCAACGAGACGGATACCGATCTGCCGGAGGTCGATCTCTACCAGCTGCAGGTGAATACGCTCCGCCGGTACAAACGGTTCTACAAAGTGTCCACACGACCAAGCAGCAACAAAGCGCAACTATCGGAG ACAATCATGAAACACTTCAAGACGATCCCGATTAAGGAGAAAGAAATTCTCACCTACTTCATCTACATGGTAAAGTCGAACTCGAACAAGCTGGATCATAAGAATAATGCGAGCGCGGAAGCCACCTGA
- the LOC118505223 gene encoding 26S proteasome non-ATPase regulatory subunit 13-like: protein MSNANVATYLAEQKKTTDKELAAEWTVLEELYNEKLWNELTIQLYSFVKHHTLQNEEALLALYHNFIASFETKINPYGLVEILTVVISYLTDKKEAIAFLEKLKDKVKICDQAVWMCKVLQGQIHLEHLNQLDETKKIIEDLKDILEEAGNVTPVHGKYYMLAANYYRLVGQHSDYYRCGLQFLGCSIDTYPRDQWAQQAFCLGLAALLGEGIYNIGELLAHPILESLNGTDNEWLVELLRAFNSGDIVKFEQMKPKWSSIADLAAQEVKLRQKISLLCLMEMTFKRPANKRTITFDEIAKEAKLPIKEVEILIMKALAQGLVKGAIDEVAGVVNMTWVQPRVLDRKQVAGMASTLDTWMSSITSMEQLIESRASEILTN, encoded by the exons ATGTCCAACGCTAACGTTGCAACCTACCTGGCAGAACAGAAGAAAACCACCGATAAAGAGCTAGCGGCCGAATGGACGGTACTGGAAGAGTTGTACAATGAGAA GCTTTGGAACGAGTTGACCATACAGTTGTACAGCTTCGTGAAGCATCATACGCTACAAAATGAGGAAGCGCTGCTTGCCCTGTACCACAATTTCATCGCCTCCTTCGAAACAAA AATCAATCCGTACGGTTTGGTAGAAATACTTACCGTCGTCATTTCGTACCTAACGGATAAGAAGGAAGCCATCGCGTTTCTCGAGAAGCTAAAGGACAAGGTGAAAATCTGCGACCAAGCGGTCTGGATGTGCAAAGTGCTGCAGGGACAGATCCATCTCGAGCACCTGAACCAGCTGGACGAGACGAAGAAAATCATCGAAGATCTGAAGGACATTCTCGAAGAGGCGGGCAATGTAACACCGGTGCACGGCAAATACTACATGCTAGCAGCCAACTACTaccg CTTGGTGGGTCAGCACAGTGATTATTATCGATGTGGTCTTCAGTTCCTGGGATGCTCGATCGATACCTACCCGAGGGATCAGTGGGCTCAGCAAGCCTTCTGCCTAGGGTTGGCCGCACTGCTCGGCGAAGGTATCTACAACATCGGTGAACTG CTGGCGCATCCGATTCTGGAATCGCTAAACGGCACAGACAACGAATGGCTGGTGGAGCTGCTGCGCGCGTTCAACTCGGGCGACATCGTGAAGTTCGAACAGATGAAACCAAAATGGAGCTCGATTGCCGATCTGGCCGCGCAGGAGGTGAAGCTGCGACAGAAAATATCGCTCCTCTGCCTGATGGAAATGACGTTCAAGCGGCCGGCCAACAAGCGAACCATCACGTTCGACGAGATCGCGAAGGAGGCTAAGCTGCCGATCAAGGAGGTGGAAATTTTGATCATGAAGGCGCTGGCCCAGGGCCTGGTGAAGGGTGCGATAGACGAGGTGGCCGGTGTGGTGAACATGACCTGGGTGCAGCCGCGCGTGCTCGACCGTAAGCAGGTGGCCGGCATGGCATCCACCCTCGACACCTGGATGTCCTCGATCACGTCCATGGAGCAGCTGATCGAAAGCCGGGCGAGCGAAATCCTCACCAACTGA
- the LOC118505204 gene encoding lipase 3-like produces the protein MVSAGGKFIRTSPGTLLLTFLLLTHRHASADGGGGGGLFDNFISQLMTTAATAQNFLEDAYDQRQGRGTEPPPPLPPAPSSDSLSPVLIPVGGIEPVQQPTTPPSTTTFSAGATSSTTAATHGTRAPLPFWNPFVWLRPKEATPPYNPDTDLSTPEIAVRHGYQAESHTLKTADGYLLTLHRLPCGRIGCPAQGGKGAGQPVFLQHGLLSSSADWLLSGPEKALAFILADAGYDVWLGNARGNTYSRKHVSFSSDETAFWDFSWHEMAMYDIPAEIDYLYNMRAQERNDTTRNLLYVGHSMGTTMIFALLASRPEYNERLEAVFALAPVAFMGHVKSPIRLLAPFSHDIEMILKFFGGNEFMPQNKIIRYLAKYGCELTEAEKYICENTVFVLCGFDKEQYNATLMPVIFGHTPAGTSTKTVVHYAQEIHNEGNFQLFDYGESENQRRYGRATPPGYNLENISTPIALFYANNDWLAGPLDVANLFNQLHRTSIGMFKIPNDNFNHVDFLWGNDAPEVVYKQLLMLMQRYK, from the exons ATGGTGTCAGCCGGTGGGAAATTCATCCGCACGTCACCGGGCACGTTGCTGCTTACCTTCCTGCTTCTCACACACCGGCATGCTAgcgccgatggtggtggtggtggtggactgTTTGACAACTTCATCTCACAGCTCATGACAACGGCCGCCACGGCACAAAACTTCCTCGAAGACGCGTACGATCAGAGGCAAGGTCGTGGCACGGAACCTCCACCACCGCTACCACCGGCACCATCGTCAGATTCACTTTCGCCCGTACTCATACCGGTCGGGGGTATTGAGCCGGTCCAGCAACCAACAACACCGCCAAGCACGACCACGTTTTCCGCTGGCGCGACGTCCTCCACGACGGCGGCAACACACGGTACGCGAGCACCGCTTCCGTTTTGGAATCCGTTTGTTTGGCTGCGTCCGAAAGAGGCCACACCACCGTACAATCCGGACACCGATCTTAGTACG CCGGAAATAGCGGTCCGTCACGGGTACCAGGCCGAATCACACACGCTCAAAACGGCGGACGGTTATCTGCTGACGTTGCATCGATTGCCGTGCGGTCGCATCGGATGCCCGGCGCAAGGTGGCAAAGGTGCGGGCCAGCCCGTATTCCTGCAGCACGGTCTGCTGTCGAGCTCGGCGGACTGGTTGCTGAGCGGGCCGGAAAAGGCGCTAGCCTTCATACTGGCCGACGCCGGTTATGACGTATGGTTGGGCAACGCACGCGGCAACACCTACTCCCGCAAGCACGTCAGCTTCAGCAGTGACGAGACCGCGTTCTGGGACTTTAGCTGGCACGAAATGGCCATGTACGATATACCGGCCGAGATTGACTATCTGTACAACATGCGGG cccagGAACGCAACGATACGACGCGCAATCTGCTGTACGTTGGACATTCGATGGGTACGACGATGATCTTCGCCCTGCTAGCCAGTCGCCCGGAGTACAACGAACGGTTGGAGGCTGTGTTTGCGCTGGCCCCGGTAGCCTTTATGGGACACGTCAAGAGTCCCATCCGTCTGCTGGCTCCATTTTCGCATGATATCGAG ATGATCCTAAAATTCTTCGGCGGCAATGAGTTTATGCCACAGAACAAAATCATTCGCTATTTAGCGAAATATGGTTGCGAGCTGACCGAAGCGGAGAAGTACATCTGCGAAAACACCGTGTTCGTCCTGTGCGGCTTCGACAAGGAGCAGTACAATGCCACGCTTATGCCGGTCATCTTTGGGCACACGCCGGCCGGCACCTCGACCAAGACCGTCGTACACTATGCGCAGGAAATTCACAACGAGGGCAACTTTCAGCTGTTCGACTACGGTGAAAGTGAAAATCAGCGCCGGTACGGGCGGGCTACGCCTCCAGGCTACAATTTGGAAAACATATCGACTCCGATTGCGCTGTTTTACGCTAACAACGATTGGCTGGCCGGCCCGTTGGATGTGGCCAATCTGTTCAACCAGCTGCACCGCACGTCGATCGGCATGTTCAAGATACCGAACGACAACTTCAACCACGTAGACTTCCTGTGGGGTAACGATGCGCCGGAAGTCGTCTACAAGCAGCTGCTCATGCTGATGCAACGATACAAGTAG
- the LOC118505243 gene encoding glutathione-specific gamma-glutamylcyclotransferase 1-like isoform X1, with translation MEAQTTPSVWVFGYGSLCWYPGFEYAECITGYIRGYVRRFWQGNVTHRGTIEKPGRVATLIEDKEGITWGCAFRVTGSHALDYLRQRECTLGGYVTEYIKFYPRLASEQSGISGEAFPALVYIATPKNEHWIGEEPLLVTARQIVECRGPSGHNVEYLVRLAMFMRDELPGACDEHLFELEGLVRRFVAEANVNLELLLVGSVTPHRIRRDTHEEVRRHVTFEFASRVPDTKLRCLHI, from the exons ATGGAAGCACAAACGACGCCCTCGGTGTGGGTCTTTGGGTACGGTTCCCTGTGCTGGTATCCGGGCTTCGAGTACGCCGAATGCATTACCGGATACATCCGTGGGTACGTGCGCCGGTTCTGGCAGGGCAATGTGACGCACCGTGGGACGATAGAGAAG CCGGGTCGCGTGGCCACCTTAATCGAGGACAAAGAG GGTATTACCTGGGGCTGTGCATTTAGGGTGACCGGAAGCCACGCATTGGACTATCTGCGGCAGCGCGAGTGCACCCTCGGCGGGTACGTGACGGAGTACATCAAGTTCTATCCGCGGCTCGCCAGCGAACAGTCCGGCATCAGCGGGGAAGCATTTCCGGCGCTCGTGTACATCGCTACGCCCAAGAACGAGCACTGGATTGGCGAGGAACCGTTGCTGGTGACGGCACGCCAGATCGTCGAATGCCGTGGCCCGAGCGGCCATAACGTCGAGTACCTGGTGCGGTTGGCCATGTTCATGCGCGACGAGCTGCCGGGCGCGTGCGACGAGCATTTGTTCGAGCTCGAGGGCTTGGTCCGGCGGTTCGTGGCGGAAGCGAACGTGAAcctcgagctgctgctggtcggaaGCGTCACACCTCACCGGATACGGCGCGATACGCACGAGGAAGTGCGGCGCCACGTTACCTTCGAGTTTGCGTCCCGTGTGCCCGATACGAAGCTGCGCTGTTTGCACATTTAG
- the LOC118505243 gene encoding glutathione-specific gamma-glutamylcyclotransferase 1-like isoform X2, protein MCCMTAGSMTARVACWRQPGRVATLIEDKEGITWGCAFRVTGSHALDYLRQRECTLGGYVTEYIKFYPRLASEQSGISGEAFPALVYIATPKNEHWIGEEPLLVTARQIVECRGPSGHNVEYLVRLAMFMRDELPGACDEHLFELEGLVRRFVAEANVNLELLLVGSVTPHRIRRDTHEEVRRHVTFEFASRVPDTKLRCLHI, encoded by the exons atgtgctGCATGACAGCTGGCAGCATGACAGCGAGGGTTGCATGCTGGCGGCAG CCGGGTCGCGTGGCCACCTTAATCGAGGACAAAGAG GGTATTACCTGGGGCTGTGCATTTAGGGTGACCGGAAGCCACGCATTGGACTATCTGCGGCAGCGCGAGTGCACCCTCGGCGGGTACGTGACGGAGTACATCAAGTTCTATCCGCGGCTCGCCAGCGAACAGTCCGGCATCAGCGGGGAAGCATTTCCGGCGCTCGTGTACATCGCTACGCCCAAGAACGAGCACTGGATTGGCGAGGAACCGTTGCTGGTGACGGCACGCCAGATCGTCGAATGCCGTGGCCCGAGCGGCCATAACGTCGAGTACCTGGTGCGGTTGGCCATGTTCATGCGCGACGAGCTGCCGGGCGCGTGCGACGAGCATTTGTTCGAGCTCGAGGGCTTGGTCCGGCGGTTCGTGGCGGAAGCGAACGTGAAcctcgagctgctgctggtcggaaGCGTCACACCTCACCGGATACGGCGCGATACGCACGAGGAAGTGCGGCGCCACGTTACCTTCGAGTTTGCGTCCCGTGTGCCCGATACGAAGCTGCGCTGTTTGCACATTTAG